Within Deltaproteobacteria bacterium RIFCSPHIGHO2_02_FULL_44_16, the genomic segment CTTTTGATCGCGAGCAAAATCACATCCAGCGCTTCTTCGTTGGAGCGAAGATTTGGAGCAAATCCTCCTTCATCACCGATAGCGGTTTGATATCCTTTTTCATGCAGGACTTTTTTTAAGCAATGAAAAACTTCTGTCCCCATTCGAAGCCCTTCGGAAAAGGTTGAGGCACCCACCGGCATCACCATCCATTCTTGAATATCAATGTTATTATCTGCATGCGCACCGCCATTCAGAATATTCATCATCGGGACAGGCAAAAGATTTTTAGTTTTCGGTTGAAAGAGTTCGGTGAGATAAAGAAATAATTTTTTCTGCGTGGCCTTCGCGGCACAACGCGCAACCGCAAGAGAAACACCGAGAAGCGCATTTGCTCCGAGCTTTGATTTCTTCGGTGTGCCGTCACATTCGAGAAGAAGTCGATCAATATCTTCCTGCGCTGTGACTTCTTTCCCAAGACATGCTTGACGAAGCACAGTGTTCACATGTTCAACCGCTTTTCGGACTCCTTTGCCGAGATATCGTTTAGGATCGCCATCACGCAGTTCAAGAGCTTCATGGATTCCAGTGGATGCCCCGGAAGGGACAGCAGCTCGCCCCATGATGCGATCTTGTGTGAAAACATCAACTTCAATGGTTGGATTTCCTCTCGAATCAAGAATTTCCCGCGCATGAACATCGATAATAACTGGCACGCTTAACCTCCTTGTGTTTGGCCGTGACGAATATCTTGTCCCTTGACCATAAAAATAACTTCTTCTGCAATATTGGTC encodes:
- a CDS encoding phosphopyruvate hydratase, translating into MPVIIDVHAREILDSRGNPTIEVDVFTQDRIMGRAAVPSGASTGIHEALELRDGDPKRYLGKGVRKAVEHVNTVLRQACLGKEVTAQEDIDRLLLECDGTPKKSKLGANALLGVSLAVARCAAKATQKKLFLYLTELFQPKTKNLLPVPMMNILNGGAHADNNIDIQEWMVMPVGASTFSEGLRMGTEVFHCLKKVLHEKGYQTAIGDEGGFAPNLRSNEEALDVILLAIKRANYRAGEDVALALDAASSSFYHDGCYVLEAEGKKFNASELTQWYQTLVKRYPILSIEDGLAEDDWEGWKLMTHTLGDHLQIVGDDLFVTNAKRLLQGIEKKAANAILIKVNQIGTLTETFECIRVAQKAGYKVIISHRSGETEDSSIADIAVATGAGQIKTGSPCRSDRTAKYNQLLRIEEYLGNHGCYAAKTGFHSRQPFSA